GCCACCAGAGACAGCGCGCCCTGTAGCGACGGCGTTGTGGCGTCGCGAACCCAGACAATAGGTTTATTCAGCGCCAGTCTTGGCGATGTGACGGTCATTGCGCCATAGTGCAACTGATCAAAACCGGTGGACAAACTGGTCAACCTGATGGTGTTATCATGCCATTCGCCCTGTCCGGCAATATCCCAGTGGGCGCGCATTGGCGTAAAGCTTCCTTGCCCCCAATAGCGCCACCGCCAGCGACCAGCATCAGGGAGAAAATCATTGGCCAGGCCATCAAGATGAAGAACGAAATCGCCCATCTCATTTTCGTGCGCCCGTAAAATAGCCTGTAATCGGCCATCAACGCCGCGCGGCGTCACCTTAACGCCCGCCAGCGGCCAACGAATTTCATCAATATCTAACGCATCAATCACCCGCCCGCGCGAGCGTAGCAATGCGCCAGGTGCAAAGGTGAGCTGCGGATCGGCCAGACTGCCGCGGAACATAGCGGGCAATACGGCATAAAAGATTAAATCCTTCTGTTTAGCCTCGCCGGTAAGCTGTAGAGGCATCTCACTGCTATCCATGCTGAGTTTTCCCGGGCCGATAGTCAGTACAGCGTTCGCTTTACCGGCATCGCCCTGGGTCAGAATATTCAGGCGTCCACTGACTTGCGCATTATCCGGCCCGGCTTGCCAGTTATCGATATTAAAAGCCAGACGTCCGCTCAAGGGGAATCCCTGATATGGCCAGTTCCAGCGGCCATCGCTGATGGTAAGCCGCTGACGCGTTACCGCCCAGGGGAGATCGAGAATCGGGTCAGGATTACCTCGCGCCATCACGATGAGCTGTCCGGCGTTATCACGCCACTCCAGTTCCGCATCCACCAGCGACGGTTCCTGCGGCAGACGCAAGGTCGCTGCCGCATGACCGCTGACCGGCAGGCCATCCGGTACCAGCGGCAACACAAATTCCCCCGCCAGGCTAACGGGAGGCTGGTTGGCCAGCGCGGCGATCTCCAGTTGGCTCACCGTCAATGCCTGACCGCGTAGCTGCCCTTGAAATTTTACTTTTTCGCCCTGATAACGTATCTGCTGAATGACCGGCGTCATGGAGATCGCCAGCTTGCCCTGCCATTCCGGCCAGGGCGCGAGAATGACATTATCGATGTTAATCCAGGTATTGGGCAGCATTGACTGCCACTGCGCCAGCGTACGCGGCGCGGCGGGAGAAGCTTCCGTAGCGGGCAGTTTCGCCAGGCACGCGGCATCCAGTTTAAGGCTTTTAATATTCAGCAACCAACGGCTGGGATGCGTCAGTTCCGCCTGGGTAATATGCGCTAACGAACAATCATTGACCAGATAGCGAAGATCGGGAATCACTAACCCATGACGTGTCAGGCGTGGACTTTGTTCCAGAGCGATACGGGTACCGACGGGTAGCCAAATTCCCGCCAGAGTGGGAACCCACAGCCCGAGGGTCATCAGTAGCGTCAGAGGGATAAGAATCAGCAGTAACAGTAGCGCAAGGGCGGCTTTATATTTACCCTTCATGGGCCATTAATTTCCTGATTTAACGAAAAATTCAGTCGGCTATCTCTTTATTTTGGCATGATTGCCCGTACATAGCCTAATAGTTCATGTTGCAGGGGCGCCCTCCGGCTATTTGAGGCGTTGTGGAGAATGATAACCTAAAATTATTCATTATATGTATGACTATCAATTATTTTTGATTTTTTGTAAGATAATTTTAAGCATATTTGTGTGATTCAAACATCACTGGAGAAGGTCATATGAAACTCGCCGTCTATAGTACCAAACAGTATGACAAGAAATATCTACAGCAAGTGAACGAAGCGTTCGGTTTTGAACTGGAGTTTTTTGATTTTCTGCTAACCGAGAAAACGGCGAAAACCGCCAATGGATGTGAAGCAGTTTGTATCTTCGTGAATGACGACGGGAGCCGACCGGTACTGGAAGAGCTGAAAAAACACGGCGTGAAATACATCGCGCTGCGTTGCGCCGGATTTAATAATGTCGACCTGGATGCCGCTAAAGAGCTCGGTTTGCAGGTGGTCCGCGTGCCGGCTTATTCTCCGGAAGCCGTCGCTGAACATGCGATTGGCATGATGATGACATTGAACCGCCGTATTCACCGCGCTTATCAACGCACCCGCGACGCTAACTTTTCCCTTGAGGGGCTGACCGGCTTTACCATGCACGGAAAGACCGCTGGCGTCATCGGTACCGGTAAAATCGGCGTCGCCGCGCTGCGTATCCTGAAAGGCTTTGGAATGCGTTTACTGGCGTTTGATCCCTATCCCAGCACCGCCGCGCTTGACCTCGGCGTCGAGTATGTGGATCTGCAAACGTTGTTTGCCGAATCGGATGTCATTTCCCTGCACTGCCCGCTCACGCCGGAAAACTACCATTTGCTGAACCATGCGGCATTCGATCAAATGAAAAATGGCGTTATGGTCATTAATACCAGTCGTGGCGCGCTGATTGATTCCCAGGCG
This DNA window, taken from Salmonella enterica subsp. enterica serovar Typhimurium str. LT2, encodes the following:
- the ydbH gene encoding putative periplasmic protein (similar to E. coli orf, hypothetical protein (AAC74463.1); Blastp hit to AAC74463.1 (879 aa), 78% identity in aa 1 - 878): MKGKYKAALALLLLLILIPLTLLMTLGLWVPTLAGIWLPVGTRIALEQSPRLTRHGLVIPDLRYLVNDCSLAHITQAELTHPSRWLLNIKSLKLDAACLAKLPATEASPAAPRTLAQWQSMLPNTWINIDNVILAPWPEWQGKLAISMTPVIQQIRYQGEKVKFQGQLRGQALTVSQLEIAALANQPPVSLAGEFVLPLVPDGLPVSGHAAATLRLPQEPSLVDAELEWRDNAGQLIVMARGNPDPILDLPWAVTRQRLTISDGRWNWPYQGFPLSGRLAFNIDNWQAGPDNAQVSGRLNILTQGDAGKANAVLTIGPGKLSMDSSEMPLQLTGEAKQKDLIFYAVLPAMFRGSLADPQLTFAPGALLRSRGRVIDALDIDEIRWPLAGVKVTPRGVDGRLQAILRAHENEMGDFVLHLDGLANDFLPDAGRWRWRYWGQGSFTPMRAHWDIAGQGEWHDNTIRLTSLSTGFDQLHYGAMTVTSPRLALNKPIVWVRDATTPSLQGALSLVAGKTVFTSGSVLPPSTLNFSVEGREPTLFQFKGDLRAGAIGPVRLNGRWDGERLRGQAWWPKQSLIVFQPLLPPDWKMTLREGSLYAQVAFSAAQGQGFEAGGHGVLKGGSAWMPDNKINGVDFILPFRFHNGAWQLGTRGPISLRIAGIVNQVTAKNITADLQGGYPWSESNPLLLSDVSVDVLGGQIIMKQLRMPQHDPALLRVQNISSSELISAINPKQFAMSGPVSGALPLWLNNEKWIIKDGWLTNPGPMTLRIDKDTADAVVKDNVTAGSAINWLRYMEITHSWTKINVDNLGVLTMQAAITGKSRVDGKTAIVNLNYTHEENVFTLWRSLRFGDNLQAWLEQNTALPQPPCRKDKDCEDK
- the ldhA gene encoding NAD-dependent fermentative D-lactate dehydrogenase (similar to E. coli fermentative D-lactate dehydrogenase, NAD-dependent (AAC74462.1); Blastp hit to AAC74462.1 (329 aa), 94% identity in aa 1 - 328); translated protein: MKLAVYSTKQYDKKYLQQVNEAFGFELEFFDFLLTEKTAKTANGCEAVCIFVNDDGSRPVLEELKKHGVKYIALRCAGFNNVDLDAAKELGLQVVRVPAYSPEAVAEHAIGMMMTLNRRIHRAYQRTRDANFSLEGLTGFTMHGKTAGVIGTGKIGVAALRILKGFGMRLLAFDPYPSTAALDLGVEYVDLQTLFAESDVISLHCPLTPENYHLLNHAAFDQMKNGVMVINTSRGALIDSQAAIEALKNQKIGSLGMDVYENERDLFFEDKSNDVIQDDVFRRLSACHNVLFTGHQAFLTAEALISISETTLQNLSQLEKGEACPNALF